CGACTAGCCTGCTGGGTAATTTCTTTCTTGCGAAGCTGCAGGGCTTTAATTTCTGGATGTTTGCGGAGTTTAGCCGGGACCGATTTTAGGGATTTGCCATTTTTTAGGACAGAAATCTGGGGTTTGCCCTTGGGGGTGATGCTTAAGCTGACGGCGACCGAATCAACATCTACGGAAACAGCACCAGCGGCCAAATCCTGAATCGCCATCCCTTCCATGGCCCATTCCAGTCGCTGCGGATCAGGATACCCAGCCGTGCGCGCCAAGTTATCCATACTAATTCGAGCTGCTAGCTTCTCACTGGCTTGACGCTGGGAGCCAAATTTACGGCTCTGGCGCAGAAATTCTTGGATGAGTTGATAGCGTTCTAGTAGGTCTGTTTCTCGCTTTTTCCCCCTGGCTAAAGGCAATAGGCCCAGGGCTCTAACACTATCTTGATGGCGCTTGGTTTGAATTCGCTGAATCAGGCCATCCTGATCCGTTGCTCCGGTCATGGCCTCGGCAAAGAGTTGTGCTCGCTTATGGCCCCCGCCCCCGGAGGTGTACTTGGCTGCTTCATTTAAGGCTGTCCAGCGATCCGGCTTCATGCCTTTGCGAATGCGCTGAAACCAAGCCACATCTACAGCACCATCCAGCAAATCCTGGCTAGAGAGGGGCGTCCGTTCCGCTATCTGAGCTGCCCATAGGTCACGAATATCAGCGTCAACCTGCCAAGCCTCATCTTTGGTATGGCCATGAAACCACCAAACCGCTTCGGCAAATCCTTTCCATCGCAAGGCATGTTCAATGTAATTCACCCATTGGGGTGCATACATGGCCAGCTCTACAAGCTGCTGGGAGGGGATTGAGGTGGCTTTAATGGCCTTGGCAAAATCCTGGGGGGTTTCGTCTTCTCCTGGAAAAGAATTCCGACAAAGATGGCTAAATACCGCAGCTCGACTTTTGCTGTCAGACACCCAGCCTCGGACAAATTTTTCATGATCAAACTTTTGGAGGAGGCTCACTAGAGTTGCAATGCCCTCGATTGAACTTAGATTCTTGACAACTTCAGTGGCTGCTGTGGGCAGTTCTCCTCGGGTTAGTTCGATGGTAAGGATGCGATCGCAACATTGATTCACGATCTGACCGATCTTTTGATTAGCCTGAATGTATCGATGCGGCTTCCGTTGGGTCAACTTTCGCAGTTCGTGAAACTGTAAAGACATGGGGCGCGCCCCGATTAAGTAATCCCAGAAATCTGCATCCGTGGCAGCTTCAGCACCATAGGCTAGGGAAATTTCTCGCAACTCAGGTCGAAGGCGCTGAATAAATCCCTCTTCTTTAGTGGTTTCGAAGCGGTCATAACTATAGTGCGTTTCTCCAGATTTGACTTGCCAATGGGGGACACTATCATCCCTAGGTTCATCAATCCAGCGCAGGAGCTGCCATAGGTGTCGAATCTGGGCCACAGACCATTGCGTTGAATAATCATGGAAATGGGCTCTGGCTAAATTCAGCCATACCAACAATCGTGAATTACGCCACTCCTTCTGCTTGCCTGCCCTCTGTTGATGGATGATGGCGAGGGTATATTGAGCGGTATTTAACAGGGCATCAACTAAATTTTGAGGTGGCTCCAGATAAATGAGCCAAGATAGAAGATCGGATATCCACGGGTAGGTTAGATTAATCGGGGTAACCCAACGTTCAAAAAGTTTAAGTTGCCATTTGGGTGGTTCGTTGCATCCTTGATCCATCCAAAAGTTGTAGTGAAATGACATGCTGCCCGCACCATGGCAAGCCGCAATGGCCCGAATGATTTCCAACCCGTCTGGATCTCGTAGGGATTCTGGGCGGTTTTCTAGCCATGTTTGCCAAACCTCTGCCAGGGGAAATCTTTTCAGATTCTCCTCCTGAGATAGCTTTAAATCGGGTGATGGAAACCAGTGAATATTCCCCAATAATTCTTCCTCGGGGTAGCCGTGATCAAGCACAACCCCGTCAGTGCAATGCGCCTGGATCAGCGCATTTAAAGCGGTCAGTATTTCCTGGGCTGCCTCTGACACTAAGGGAATGGGATGTTCGGGTTGCTCGGGGTATTGGGGATGCGATCGCAACTCCCAGGCCGCCAAACCTAAGGCATCATCCAAGGTAGGAATATCCTGTTGATCCGCCATCAGCTGATCAAGCAACTCTTGCTCACTCGCCGTCCGCTTAGACCGCTGGCTGGCATAGGCTTCAGCGACGGGTTTGACCTGGCCCCGCTCCGCTTGCTGGAGCTGAACAAGCAGTTCTAACCCGGCTTTTCGCTGAGGGGCTTTAGACGTATTCAGAAGACGTTGGGCACTCTCAATAGCAGCATCATCTTCTTGTTTCAACAACAAGGACAGCACGCCTCTTCTCAGGTCTGCTGCTTTGCGATGCAGCATAGATTCTAGGGTTTGGGCCTCAGTGGAAGTCGGACAATAGCGGTGAGCGTTAAGAGCCTTCATGATTTGCTCCCGGACATAGCTACTGCGATCGCGAATCAGATCGAAAATAACATCCTGAGCCTGATCATCCCAGGTCTGTTTGGCAATCAGCAGTTTCCCCACTTGAATGCGGCCCCATTCCCCCATCATTGTGCGATAAGGCATTAACCGCTCAACGGGGCGATTGCCTAAACTGTGAAGCAGGTTAGCGGTAATCTCTTGGAGGGTAATGGTGTAACTCATCCATGACCATACCAAGGGTTCAATTGGCGTTTCCTTGGCAGAAAAACGACTGATAAATGCTTCCAAAGCTTCAAAATCAGCCTTGCTTCCCAACACCAGATAGGCCTGAACGGCAACTCGGATATCCGGGTCGGCAAGACTTTGAGTGATGGCCTCTCTGGCTTGACCAATATCCAATTGACGAAGCAGGTAAGCCGCCACAAATCGCTGTTCGACGGTCCCCGTTTCTAAGAGTTCAACCGCAGGGGGAATCGCTAGATCGACATTCTCAAAAGCCAGAGACCAGAGGGCGATGTAAACCTGGTTGGGGTCGTCACTTTGGAGCAACTCAGTTCGTTGGTTGGGATGCTCCAACAGTTGGAGAAGGAGTTCTAAACTCTCTTGAACCCGACGCTGGTGCTCCACCTCCCAACCCAGGCCAAACCACACATCCACGGCCCGAACCGTGGCGCTAAAGCGCACAAGATTATGGTCTAAGATAACGCGGACGATACGCTGAAAGGCTTGGGGATGGGCTTCATCAATGGTTTCTAAAATGGTTTGTCGTAGCCCTTCTTGGCGTTGGGCAGCCACTAGTAGATTTTTAATCAGCTCCCAGCCGTCGGGCCGATTGGCCACTAACAGGGCACGAGTTACATGCCGGCCCATGGCACCAATCTCATGGTCACCCCGAGCGGAGTCACAGAGAATCTCGAAAACCTGATCGCCTAAGGTATCGCCTTGGTTAATGGCTGCTGCGAACAGGTACCCGAGATCATTACCATAGCCAAGATAAGGTGCCCAAGCCGCATACCAGTCCAGGGACTGTTCAAAACCTCGGATAACTCCCAGTAACGACTGAATAAAATTTCGATGGGCAATCTTATAGTGCTCAGGATGGTCCGACCGAAAGCCTCTGCGAGTGTAACCCACCTGATAGAGAATCAGGTCGTAAGCCCGCAGTACATAGTCACTAATTTGAGGGAATAACACCTCAAAAAGTTGGCTGCGCTCTACTTCTGCCAGCTCAACCGCGTCCTGAAACGGTTGCCAATACGGTTCTCGATCATAGGGATTGCTCGATTCGTTGGGGGAGATTTCCAGGTGGAGCATTCTTAGCCCAATATGATTCAAGTTCTCGGGTAATGCGGCAAGTTCTGTTCTGCGACGATCCAGCCAGGTTTCAACCCGGAATTTCTTGAGAGACTCCTGAGCAAGTTCACGTTTAAGCATGTTATCTACCCACCAGTGCAACGAGTCTAATAAACGTTAAGCGGCTATCGAGCTTGAGGTGCACAGTGGCATCTAACTCTTCCTGCTGTACATCATCGAGAAACACGTAGTACAACCCGTCGATAAAGCCCATAATGGCGGTCTCGATAGCCGCTTCTTGATCCACGACTTGCTCAAAGTCGCGATCACCCAGGGTTACTTTGCCCTCAACCAGGCCCTGATGGATCGCATCCTTACTCAGGAACTGCTGCAGCTTCTGCTCCGTTTGCCGCTGTTGGAATGCCTGTACTTCAGCTCTGACGACGCAGGTGATCAGATCACGTAAAGTGAAGGGCGAGTTTAGTTGAGACGGAGGTATAGGAACGGACCAGTCTGAGAAGATGGGGCGCCGTTTCCCAATGACTTTGCCCTCAACGGTGATACAGAAGGTCATTGTGATCAGAAGGAGGATTAGTGAAACAAATGTACTATAGCTAACGCAAATTAAATTGTCATCAGTGGAAAACACAGAATATTGCTAGGAAATGGAAGTGCTCAATCTACTTCCAAGGAATGTTCAACCAAGAACCGCCCCGCCCATAATGCTCCCAGATTGCTCTCATAGAATTCACCATCGGTATGGACCTGTCCTTCAGGGGTGATCACCCAACATTGATATCCCCATTCCAATGCATAGGAGATACCCACCAGCCATCCACCCGGAAATCCAAATAAATCTGTTATGGAGTCTATTGCCATTCAACCCTCCCTACGAGGAGGAAAAGAGAAACTTTTTTTGTTCTGTTGACACAGAATTAGTACAAGTATACTATACTAGTCGAACAACCTCAAATTATCCCTTTGGAGATCCCGATCATGGCCACCCATACTGACGCTTCGGAAAAGCAAAAAGCCCTGGACTTGGTGATGAAAAATGTGGAACGCACCTTTGGCAAAGGGGCGATTATGCGTCTTGGGGATGCCACTCGGATGCAGATTGAAACCATCTCCTCAGGGGCTTTAACCCTAGATCTAGCCTTGGGTGGTGGACTGCCAAGAGGCCGGGTGATCGAGATATACGGCCCTGAGAGTTCTGGAAAAACTACCGTAGCGTTACATGCGATCGCACAGATCCAAAAAAACGGTGGAGTAGCCGCCTTCGTCGATGCCGAACATGCCCTTGATCCAGTCTATGCCGCTGCCTTAGGGGTAGATGTTTCTGAATTACTCGTTAGCCAGCCTGACTCTGGAGAGATGGCTCTAGAAATTGTCGATCAGCTGGTTCGCTCCAGTGCCGTGGATCTCGTTGTTATCGATTCCGTCGCCGCCCTGACGCCTCGCGCTGAAATTGAAGGCGATATGGGCGACTCCCACATGGGTCTGCAAGCTCGACTGATGAGTCAAGCCCTGCGCAAAATCACTAGCAATATTTCTAAGTCCGGCAGTACCGTTATCTTTTTGAATCAGCTGCGCCAAAAAATTGGCGTTACCTACGGTAATCCTGAAGTCACCACAGGCGGTAACGCCCTCAAATTCTACGCTTCCGTTCGTCTCGATATTCGTCGCATTCAAACCCTCAAGAAAGGCACAGATATGTTTGGCATTCGGGCCAAAGTGAAAGTCGCCAAGAACAAAGTTGCTCCTCCGTTTCGGATTGCTGAGTTTGACATTCTGTTCGGCCAGGGTATTTCCACTATTGGCTGCCTCGTTGATATGGCAGAAGAAACGGATGTGATTGTCCGCAAAGGAGCTTGGTATAGCTATGACGGCAACAACATTGGCCAGGGCCGAGAAAATACGATTCAGTACTTTACCGATAACCCCGAATTTTCTGAAGATGTCGAGCGCCAAGTTCGCCAAAAGTTGGAATTGGGGGCTGAAGTATCCGCCAACTCGATTACAGCTGTGGATACAGAGGAAGAAGAAGAGGCATAATTTCTGCTTACTCTGCAGCAACTATTGTTGGGTGACCATTAAACCCACTTTCATTCTTACATTGAGGAAAATTCAATGATTGGATATGTGACTTTAGGTACAAACGATATCGCTAAAGCAGCCGAGTTTTATGATGCCCTACTCGCATTGCTCGGCGGCAAAAGGTTTATGGAATCCGACAGTTTTATTGCCTGGAGTGCAGGACCCGAGCAGGCTGGTGTTTGTATTGCCAAACCCTTCAATGGCGAGCCTGCCACCGTCGGGAACGGCGTCATGATCGCCCTAATGGCTGAAAGTAATGACAAAGTGGATGAAATCTACAAAAAAGCCATTGAACTGGGTGCCCAAGACGAAGGTCCAGCAGGTCCGAGGGGAGACCTAGAGGGATTTTATGCGGGCTACTTCCGGGATCTAGATGGCAATAAACTCAATGTCTTTCATATGCCTTAGCCCTATGGCCATCCATTAAGCGAAAGACGAGAAAACGAAATTGAGAAGACAATTCCGAATCTCCTAAGGATGTCGAGTTCTACCCGACACTGGAGAGCTGAAGTCAATATCAACGACGGCTGTGGAGATCAGAAAGGCAGCATCATACCCGCCGAATATACGGCACCTATCATTCGCAATCACACAAGCAAACCACAGTATTTTCCCCTTACTAAAAAAGTAAAAGGAGACTTCCATGGGTTTACAGGATCAAATCGGCAGTTTTTGCTGGTGGAGTTTAATGACGAAAGACGTATCAAAAGCGAATGATTTTTATCATCAGCTGTTTGATTGGCATTTGAGTGAAATGGAAATTCCAGGCCATGACAATGCCACGATTTATGCTGCGGGGAATGGTGGATTTGCCAATCCTGTCCCCATCGAAAACGATTTTCCGTTCCCCAGTCACTGGATTGCCTATATCACCGTTGCTAATGTTGATGATGCCTGTCAGCAGGCTGAAAAATTGGGGGGCAAAGTCAGTGTCCCCACCTTTGAAATTCCATCCGTGGGCCACACAGCAGTGATCAACGATCCAGTCGGCGCTGCCTTTCACGTTTTCACCCCTGCACAGGACAGTGACGATCTGAATATGATGGGTAAGGGGCCAGGAGAGATTTGCTGGATGGAGCTGCTAGTGGATGATCCGACTCCCGCTTTACCCTTCTACTCTGAGCTTTTTGGTTGGCAGTTTTCTGCGCCCATGTCCATGAATGGTGGCGACTATTACACCGTCAAGGTGAATGGCGAGGATATGGGCGGCATTATGAAGCGACCGCCGGATGTGCCCAAGATGCCTCCCCTCTGGATGAACTACTTCTCCGTCACCTCAGTGGAACAGTGGTCAGAAAAGGTCCAATCCTTGGGAGGAAAGATTGTGATGCCCAAAACAGCAATACCGGAGACGGGATTTTTTGCCTGCATAGAAGATCCGACCGGTGCCCATTCCTATTTATTTGAGCTGACCCGTTAAACTTTTAGCACGTCAGCATGTTTGATTCATGTCCTACGAGGCCACCCATCCGACCAATCTCCCGACTGAACAGCTGCAAGGGGTCGTAGAGCGGCTCACCTATCATTCCGACGAATCGGGATATACCGTGGCCCGCTTCAAAGCCCCTAGAACCCGCGAATTGATTACGATTGTGGGCAGCTTTGCCAATATCCAAGCGGGCCAAACCCTGAAAGTTCAGGGGATTTGGCGGGACCATCCTAAGTATGGCTCCCAATTTCAGGTCAAACAATATCAAGAAACCAAACCAGCTACCCTTACGGGGATTGAAAAGTACCTGGGGAGTGGCTTAATCAAAGGCGTTGGTCCAGTGACCGCCAAGCGCATCGTGGCTCATTTTGGCCTAGAGACCCTGGATATTATCGAGAATCAGATTGAGCGCCTAGTTGAAGTCCCCGGCATTGCCAAGAAGCGAGTCAAACTGATTCAGACGGCTTGGGATAGTCAGAAATCCATTAAAGAGGTGATGGTCTTTCTCCAGGGCCATGGCGTCTCCACCACCTATGCCGTCAAAATCTTTAAACAGTATGGGGACGAAGCCATCGACATCGTTACCCAGAACCCCTACCGACTTGCAACCGATGTTTATGGTATTGGCTTTGTCACTGCCGATCAAATTGCCCGTAACCTGGGTATCTCTCCCCATTCAGAGTATCGCTATCGTAGTGGTCTGTTACATGTCCTGAGCGAATCCGCCGATGAAGGGCATTGCTATTTACCTCAACCCGACCTGATCGATCGAGCCGTGAAGCGGTTGACCCTTCCCGAATATCAACCCAAGCCTGATCAAGTGGCATACCTAATCCAGGTCATGATCGCGGATGCTGAGCTGATTGTTGAACAGTTCGAACAGGATGATTCAGTAGAGCTACTTTGCTATGCACCTTCCTTCTTTCGAGCGGAGTTTCATCTTGCCCGACGATTACTCCAAATGCTGGCTCATCCCCTTGAAGTAGATCAGGGGCGAGTTCGCAGTTGGCTCGATCGCTTTATGGCTCAAACAACTGTTTCTCTCTCGAAACAACAGCAGCAGGCAGTCGAATTAGCTACTAGCCAGCGAGTCGTGATCCTCACCGGAGGACCAGGGACAGGGAAAACCTTCACCACTCGGACCATTGTGGCTCTCTGGAAGGCCATGGGAAAAGAAATTGTCTTGGCTTCTCCTACAGGCCGGGCCGCACAGCGACTGAGTGAAGTGACGGGCCATGAAGCGAAAACCATCCATCGTCTTCTGGAATTTGACCCTAAAACAATGAAGTTTCAGCGGGATTCAGACTGCCCTATCCCTGCCGATGCAGTGGTGATTGATGAAGCTTCCATGCTGGATCTATTCCTCGCGAATTCCTTAATTAAAGCGATTGATACCAACGCTCAACTGTTGCTGGTTGGTGATACGGATCAGCTACCCAGTGTGGGACCCGGAAATATTCTGCTGGATCTCATTACGTCTCAGCGGATTCCCGTGTTGGAACTAAAGGAGGTTTTTCGCCAAGCCCAAGCCAGTCACATCATTCAAAATGCTCATCAGATTAACCAAGGCAAGTTCCCCCATCTAGAGTCCGTGAGTCTGACCCCAAAGACGGATTGTTTGTGGATTGGGACACCTGAACCAGAACATGGTCAGCAGGCCATCCAAGAACTGATCAACGACCTGATGCCGCAATTGGGGTATGTGGCGGTGCAGGATGTGCAAGTCCTTTGTCCCATGACTAGAGGGGAGGTGGGAACTCGCAGACTCAACCAAGTTCTCCAATGCTTGATCAATCCCCCCAGTCCTAATAAAGCTGAAATATCGAGAGGGGGATTGACTCTCAGGGTGGGTGATCGGGTGCTTCAGCAGGTCAATGATTACAACCGCGAGGTCTTCAATGGCGATATGGGGGTGATCGAGGCGATTAATCTGGAAGAGGTAGCCGTGACGGTTCGGTATGGAGAGCGGTCTGTTGCCTACGATCTGGCGGACTTAAATGAAATCGGATTGGCTTGGGCCGTCACAATTCATAAAAGCCAGGGGTCGGAATATCCCGTGGTGATTTTGCCAATGTATATGCAGCACTACATTATGTTAAGCCGCAATCTGCTCTACACGGGCTTGACGAGGGCTAAGAAACTGGCGATTCTAGTTGGCCCCAAGAATGCGATCAGTATGGCGATTCGACAGGTCAAGGATAAGCAGCGATATACCTTGCTAGATCAACGGTTAAGCCTTAGGTAGTGCATCAGGTGTAACTGGAGAGAACAGCACGAGCTTTTACCAGTAAATTTTTTATCAGAGGAGGAATAATTGCTGAAGGTTGGTATCTCATCGGATTGATCCATTTGTAGTTGGAGGATTTTGTATGCCAGGTCCATCAAAAGCCGGTCTGTTTGTATATGCCAAATATCTCAAGTGCCTGGCGAATTTCTATGAAACGGTCTTAAAAATATCTGCTGTCCATCAGTCAGATGAATATGTTGTTTTGCAGTCTTCTGATATTCAGCTGATTATTCATGCCATACCTCAGCATATTGCGAAGGGCATCACTATTTCTTCTCCTCCAGAACCACGAGAACAAACAGCACTCAAGTTTTTCTTTACGGTTTCCAGTCTTTCTGATGCAAGGCAAGCCGCAGCAGAGTTAGGGGGTGAAGTCTTCACTGAGCAATGGAGTAGCCCAGCTTTTCATGTTTGTAATGCTTGTGATCCAGAAGGGAATATTTTTCAGGTGCGTGAGGAGATTCATTAATCGTTGAAATAAGCTAATCGTCCATCCATGGCAAAGCTTAAATCACTCATCACTTTATTAACCCCACGGATCGGGATTGTTGGCAGCGGCTTAGGAAGTTCATATAGAACTCCAGACTCAGTATCGTCAGATTAAATTTCCTGATCTAAGGGTTAGGGATTGAAGACGCAGTAGATTCTTCACTAATAATACCTAGTCAGAATAAATTAAGCTTTCCAGACTAGGATTGACCCCAAATAACGATATGGCAAGTAGTTTGCTGATTCTAGTATGTAAATTTTTATATGAGTGAAAACTATTTTCAGTTTTTAATTTTGATAATTTATGAAAAATAATAGCCATGCCTTTGGTAGTATTCTTAAAAAGTTTATAGATTCCCCTTTTTACAGCACTTAAGAGAAAACAACTATAGTCAAACCTTGGCTCTATCTAGGTTAATAGGCCCTATCCTCTAGAGAATAGATCTCATGGGCAATTGCTTATTCTATTTGAGGAAATGGCTTTGTTTCTCCATTAAGGATTCTCCCAAAATCCAGCAGCCATTTTAGTGCAAGCTTTGGGATTTAAACCTGATAGTCTAGGCCAATCATAATTACTCATAGGATTTCTGCCTGCCATTGTTATATCCCCCTATAGCAATCAGGAAGTGCTGAACATAGTTTGCTTTCCTTAAGTAAGCGTTTGGGAATGTTGTATTTCTATGCAATATTCCCTATTCATATCTGAATATTTTTCGGTTAATTATCACGAAAAAATATTCCATCCTAGACTATTCGAAGTTAGTGAAAATCTTGCTTCATCTATAGTCTTGCAGACCTTCTACTGATCTTATTCAGTACCAAGACAGTTTAAATGCTCATATTTCCGAACATCTAGATTTTGAGTTGTTCAGTTTTGCTCGCTCGTTTACATCTGTTTAATAGGAAGGAATTTATTCATATGCGACTATTCATTCGCCGTTTTTCTGTATTGGCTTTAGTTTTAGCCAGTTGTTTGAGTTTGACGGGTTGGCTACAACCTGCCAGTGCATTGGATATTAATTTAGCTACGACTTACCGAAATCCCGTTGATGCCAAACTGGAAACAGATTTTGGTCAAAAAATTGACTTGAATAATACCAACGTCATTGCTTTTAGCCAATATAAGGGGCTTTACCCTACCATCGCCGGTAAAGTGGTTCAGAACGCTCCCTACAGTAGTGTCGAAGAAGTTTTAAATATTGATGGCTTAACGGATACTCAAAAGAAAATGCTGCAGCAGCACCTCGGTGACTTTACGATTACGGCCCCAGATCCAGCTTTAGTCGGCGGCCAAGATCGTTATAACCCAGGAGCTTATTATCCTGTTCGTCGCTCCTAAGTGTGAATGTACGGATGGGATTTAGGGGAGTTCCATCCGTGCATTCATCCCTGAAAGTAACGCTTGAAACGGTTGAGCACGGGTAAGCCTTTATTGCCCGTTTGTTTCCAATAGTGGAGGCAATCCACCATGCAAGTATTTTCTAGGCAAGGTTGGCAAGTCATCTGCCATCAACTGACGAGACTTGTAATCGGCATCATTTTGATTGGGACCGTTCTTTCTTTAGGCTGGCTGAATCATACTTCAGAATTTTGTTGGGCGGCTTTACCGACCGGAAATGCAACAACGAATCCCATGAGTATTCTGAGGCTGGCTTTACCTGTGGATAACGAGGCCATTCAAACCCTTCATCAATACTTAGAAGAGATGCCTCAACAGCTTGATGATCCAGAAGCTCGATTACAACCCAAACAATGGTTTGAGATTGAGAATAAGGTCACAAAGGCGATTAAAACCTTTAATCAAGACGCATCCGATTTTCTTGCCGCGATTCCTACTCCCTTTCGGCCCCAGGCTTTGGTCCGCATGAATCAAATTAACGCAGCTCTAGCGGATCTAAAGATCCTGTCTGACCAACAAAATAAAGAACAATTTGTGGCTAAACGTACACAAGCCTGGAATTCGATAGATTTACTGGCAGCTTCTATGGAGTCACAATTTCCTGTCAACATACCGAATGACTATCAAACTCTACCCCAGTTAAACGGCCGAGCCGTCGTGGTTCTCGACACTAGCAAGGGACCCATCACCATGATGGTGGATGGCTATAACGCCCCCATTACTGCAGGTAACTTTCTGGATCTCGTCCAGCGAGAGTTCTATGACGATCTAACGTTTACCCGTGAAGATGAGGCTTATGTGGTGCAAGCTGGAAATCCAGAAGGACCACAAGCTGGATTTGTGGATCCGGAGACCAGTCAGTATCGCTCTATTCCTTTGGAGGTCATGGTCAAGGGAGTTTCTGAACCAGTCTATGGGTCTACTTTAGAAGAATTAGGGCTGTCTGATCCTGTGCTTCCTTTTTCTGCTTATGGGACGGTTGCTATGGGCCATCCTGCTGGTGACCCGAACGGTGGGTCATCTCAATTTTTCTTTCACTTATTTGAGCCCGATTTGACTCCTGCAGGATTAAATCTGCTGGATGGTCAATATGCCGTTTTTGGCTATGTGGTTGCTGGTCAAGACGTATTGGCTCAATTACAACATGGCGATCATCTGCGTTCCGCTAGGGTCGTTGATATTTCTCCACCCAATGGTTTCACTTTACGTTATCTGGATTGGATTCTAGTGCAAAACACCCCTATGTCCTTGGCTTAATCCCTTTTGCCATTGCCAAGACCTGAATTGATTACATCAAAATTTATTCGTTATCCATAATCAATAACTTTAATCATGAATAATCAACAATCAAACTTTTCAATCATTTATAGCGGTGATAATAGTTACTCTTCCGTTTTTACTGTTGTGAGTATCGTCGTTTTCTGGATTGTTTTGGTTTCAATAGTGATCACCATACTCGCCTATTCAGCTTCATCTTGTTCTTGTGAGACGACGGGAACCTATTTTGATATTTGGCGTATAGCCTGTCGTCCCTGTGCATAAAGGATTCAAGCTATACCAAAGTTGCAAATCTACTTAGAAATGGCTTGAGCGGATATTAGAATGCCAAGTGCTAAATACTAGCTAAGGGCAATCCCCAGGCAGGTCTACGAAAGAGCTGGCTGGGGAACTGTGGCTGGGCTATATGACTAGCGAAGGGTTGTAATTTTTCAGTAACCGTACCGGGCAAATAGCGGAGGAGAGCGTTCAAGCTGATGCTGCAGCCATACCTTGCTGAAGATGACGACGGATGGCTACTTTTTCTAGCAAACCCATCAGCGCCCCACTTTCGTTAACCACCGCTATGGTTTGTAGTTTCTCCTTGTCCAGAAGAGCCACAATATCGAGCAGTGATTGATTGGACTGCACGACTGGAGGGAGTACTGTCGGC
The Acaryochloris marina S15 genome window above contains:
- a CDS encoding peptidylprolyl isomerase; amino-acid sequence: MQVFSRQGWQVICHQLTRLVIGIILIGTVLSLGWLNHTSEFCWAALPTGNATTNPMSILRLALPVDNEAIQTLHQYLEEMPQQLDDPEARLQPKQWFEIENKVTKAIKTFNQDASDFLAAIPTPFRPQALVRMNQINAALADLKILSDQQNKEQFVAKRTQAWNSIDLLAASMESQFPVNIPNDYQTLPQLNGRAVVVLDTSKGPITMMVDGYNAPITAGNFLDLVQREFYDDLTFTREDEAYVVQAGNPEGPQAGFVDPETSQYRSIPLEVMVKGVSEPVYGSTLEELGLSDPVLPFSAYGTVAMGHPAGDPNGGSSQFFFHLFEPDLTPAGLNLLDGQYAVFGYVVAGQDVLAQLQHGDHLRSARVVDISPPNGFTLRYLDWILVQNTPMSLA
- a CDS encoding VOC family protein, with the protein product MPGPSKAGLFVYAKYLKCLANFYETVLKISAVHQSDEYVVLQSSDIQLIIHAIPQHIAKGITISSPPEPREQTALKFFFTVSSLSDARQAAAELGGEVFTEQWSSPAFHVCNACDPEGNIFQVREEIH
- a CDS encoding ATP-dependent RecD-like DNA helicase, coding for MSYEATHPTNLPTEQLQGVVERLTYHSDESGYTVARFKAPRTRELITIVGSFANIQAGQTLKVQGIWRDHPKYGSQFQVKQYQETKPATLTGIEKYLGSGLIKGVGPVTAKRIVAHFGLETLDIIENQIERLVEVPGIAKKRVKLIQTAWDSQKSIKEVMVFLQGHGVSTTYAVKIFKQYGDEAIDIVTQNPYRLATDVYGIGFVTADQIARNLGISPHSEYRYRSGLLHVLSESADEGHCYLPQPDLIDRAVKRLTLPEYQPKPDQVAYLIQVMIADAELIVEQFEQDDSVELLCYAPSFFRAEFHLARRLLQMLAHPLEVDQGRVRSWLDRFMAQTTVSLSKQQQQAVELATSQRVVILTGGPGTGKTFTTRTIVALWKAMGKEIVLASPTGRAAQRLSEVTGHEAKTIHRLLEFDPKTMKFQRDSDCPIPADAVVIDEASMLDLFLANSLIKAIDTNAQLLLVGDTDQLPSVGPGNILLDLITSQRIPVLELKEVFRQAQASHIIQNAHQINQGKFPHLESVSLTPKTDCLWIGTPEPEHGQQAIQELINDLMPQLGYVAVQDVQVLCPMTRGEVGTRRLNQVLQCLINPPSPNKAEISRGGLTLRVGDRVLQQVNDYNREVFNGDMGVIEAINLEEVAVTVRYGERSVAYDLADLNEIGLAWAVTIHKSQGSEYPVVILPMYMQHYIMLSRNLLYTGLTRAKKLAILVGPKNAISMAIRQVKDKQRYTLLDQRLSLR
- the psbU gene encoding photosystem II complex extrinsic protein PsbU, giving the protein MRLFIRRFSVLALVLASCLSLTGWLQPASALDINLATTYRNPVDAKLETDFGQKIDLNNTNVIAFSQYKGLYPTIAGKVVQNAPYSSVEEVLNIDGLTDTQKKMLQQHLGDFTITAPDPALVGGQDRYNPGAYYPVRRS